A window of the Gasterosteus aculeatus chromosome 21, fGasAcu3.hap1.1, whole genome shotgun sequence genome harbors these coding sequences:
- the rgs9bp gene encoding regulator of G-protein signaling 9-binding protein — MPLVNNKVGDDCTVGTDQALADGKALVDSLIKVVACYRQLASCVGGCTDSLQLRDELRQTREKAQMLAMSICSHLTSHLRNRSLPEGQRKEMELLWVAFSSSLELLHVDMCKVFYVAEIFALANTDALVKTGVQGGGSEMVARALSLPDLNQTQSPTLPAELESQERSTMEREISQIDRMIDDMEMKVNVLRWMVEPHGPQRADPLSSTDSSSLGLLSVDEEQPGPRPLCQRSQIFVLLLMSAVVLVSATLSICIVFFS, encoded by the exons ATGCCACTTGTAAATAACAAAGTAGGTGATGATTGCACGGTTGGCACGGACCAGGCTTTGGCTGATGGAAAGGCTCTGGTGGATTCCTTGATTAAG gtggTGGCATGTTACCGGCAGCTGGCCTCATGTGTCGGCGGGTGCACAGACAGCTTGCAGCTGCGAGATGAGTTGCGGCAAACACGAGAAAAGGCCCAAATGTTGGCCATGTCAATCTGCAGTCATTTGACCTCACATCTCCGTAACAGGAGCCTGCCTGAGGGGCAGCGTAAGGAGATGGAGCTCCTCTGGGTGGCCTTCTCCTCCAGCCTAGAGCTCCTCCATGTTGACATGTGCAAAGTTTTCTATGTGGCGGAAATCTTTGCTCTGGCCAACACTGATGCACTGGTAAAAACTGGCGTACAAG GTGGAGGCAGTGAGATGGTGGCCCGGGCACTCAGTCTGccagacctgaaccagacccAGAGTCCAACCCTTCCCGCTGAGCTGGAGAGCCAGGAGCGCAGCACCATGGAGCGTGAGATCAGCCAAATCGACCGCATGATCGACGACATGGAGATGAAGGTGAACGTGCTGCGCTGGATGGTGGAGCCCCACGGGCCACAGCGCGCAGACCCGCTCAGCAGCACCGACAGCTCCTCCCTGGGTCTGCTCTCCGTCGACGAGGAGCAGCCTGGACCCCGGCCTCTGTGCCAGCGCAGTCAAATCTTTGTGCTCTTATTGATGTCTGCTGTAGTTTTGGTGTCAGCCACTTTGTCTATCTGTATTGTCTTTTTCTCATGA